A window of Scophthalmus maximus strain ysfricsl-2021 chromosome 4, ASM2237912v1, whole genome shotgun sequence genomic DNA:
GAAGCAtgcatttaacacatttttgctCAGGATCAGTTTTCTAGTCGTTTTTGTGAAAACAGGTAAgggttttcatttattattgcCAGTGGACCGTCCAAAAAATCTTAAAGAATTTGCCATCCCCCTTTTGACTTTTACTTACACTATCTCCCTCTGCCTGTCCCTCGAGGTGACATAATGCGGCTCCAGCAAGCATTTCTGGTAGATgaagttaaaagaaaacaaagaaaaactgaaaataatacgTTAAGTCTAAGTCATAAATAAAATGAGGTTCAAACCCCAGTCTCCCAGGTGAATATCCTATGTTTATGAACTTTGTTGGTCTTTACACCATCTCCTAAAGCGTCTCTGGCAGAACGCCTTGCTTGATTACTTTCTTGGCAAAAGAACGACATGACAGTAAAGTTACATAACtttaacacacaacaaacacacaacagatgcACCTTGTGTTTCGAGTGCATGGAGAATTTAAGCTCACAAAGAAATGGGCTTATTTTCATCCCTGTCTAGACTTAGATCTGTAGAAGCTGAGCCCAGACAGTGGTGGAGGCTGCCATCTCTGGGTGGTACTGTTTGCTGTCCACCCCTTGGTTTGAACCTGTGTGAGACTGAGAGTGCACGTGTGATCTGGGTGCGTCTTCGGGATAACTGCTGTCCCTCATTAGCCCGCTTCTCCACCGGTAAGCCTCCGATTCAGTTAAGGTGTGAATGGTGTTTTATGGctcttttaatatttgatttataattataaaataatttgtggATGGAACCACGTCTCCTGCTCCTTAACGTAGAACAAACCTGAATGCCTCTTGGGTTATTGTCACTGGTCTGAAATAGATATCGTCCTTGGGCACTGGCGGCTGGTCAATAGAGGGCGCTGGGGTGCTGCCCCACATGgtggaaagtattttttttgtttgtttttttaattcaacagttACTACTTATTTTAAGTACGAGTGTGTTTAAATGCACAGTTAAATGTGTagtatatgaaatataaatcaatgtCTGAGGTTAAACAACTGTTCATCCCGGACCCAGACCCCTCTGTTGTTGCGCTCTTCTGTTCTGGGGCGCTGGAAAAAGCGCCCACGGAGTGTAGCAGCGCAGCCAATCGCAAACCTGTTGCCGCTTCAAGATAGCCCAAACTAAATTTAGCCAATCAGCTTCCTCAAATCTGATGCCTCAGCGCCCCAAGCCAGTGGCGGTCTGTTGGTGCAGGCTCTGGCAGTGTTGGCACCCTAGGTGAGACTTTTGATCAACGCCCCCCACAACCAAGGTGTTTACAGTATATGACAACCccgtccccccccaccccaataTTTGTGCAACACTGAACCCCACTTGCGatgcaagaaattaaacattgtacgACATCTAAGATGCAAGAAACTAACTTTTGAGgactgttaagaataatttaaTCCTTTCCcaactcattttgcagctgcaactcctGCACAGTCTTGGATGATGCATAATAACGGGCATACATTGGTTACctgcatcacgtcatgacagcagacagagttcatcatgttgtcaaaTCGTGACGGACAGTTCAgggacagtttgtctgtttttgtaattaaaagagttcagggctgagctagaatttggacccaaacttcagacgaccagactcaatgaaagttttaacatatttaataatctttcaagcaatagagggagaggatggagggtggAGACTTTGAGCAGTCAggtagagaagcaggagcaaggcagcgtgagttcaATGGTTTCCTGACTGAGTTCTAGGACTACCTGCTTACACCTGGAACcgcctgcctcagaaactgagcaaaacgatCAGAGAAGACAAAATCAGCTTCGGTCAAATCTCTGAACAAGATGTGAACGAAGTCCTAGAAGAAAGTGTCTGAGTGTTTAAccacagtggaaagaaaactCTGGTGACGAGGAGTCgaagagtcacagctttaatgcaggagataagGAGCTTGATCAGGAACAGGTGAGCAGCCAgagaggaactcaggaagaccacacacacccacccacacacacacacacacaactaataGACAAATTAGGAGCAGTCATTGGATTGGATGATGACAGGTGTCGGTGATCATTCTCGAGTGTCCTGATCAGCACTGCTGATAAGGGAAGCAGTTCACTTGAACAGATTATTTATTAACCGTTATATTCAGATATTCGGATGTACTGCAGTATTAATATTTTGCCTCTATAGCTGAAGCCTCGAGTGGGGTGAGAGGGATTTGCAGCAGACCACTACTCCTTAAGTCCATTCAAATGTTTACCTCCCTATTGATTTTTCCACCAAAATAAGATCTATAGGGGGatgtaaatgaatacatattttcaattattatatTCTATCACATTTTATcacattatatcatattatattacatgTTTAAAATTCAACTGCTTTCATTCTTGTTGGATTAAAATAATAGTTAAGTATTTAAATGCAGAGTAGTAATGTGTGATTTTGATACTTTGTTGCATTATGTCATATCGCTGAAATAGGTTGGATGTGGCACAGCCCTGCTAGAAGTCAAAGTATCATTTCAAagtttttcataaaatctaAGTATACTTGAAGAATAAGACTTCTAGATGGACAATGTCACCATAACTCAAAACACAAgcctctttttaatttttttttacaaacaatacaaatctAAACATCTTGTTGATCAAgttcttattttatattaaatttcaGAAGAGTAATAGATCTTTGCATGTTTAAATCAGTGGTGTGATCGTTTGCCTGGGGAGTTCGATCACAGCTCATGTGCCTATACCTCGTGAAGGGGCAGCTCAATGGACAGTAGCACCAAACAATCTGAGCAAACCTTCCCTGTCTGTCACCATCCGCCTTTGAGAACTCTTTTGGAAGACTGTTTGTGGTGTTGTTTGACATTATGGgacattatgtttatttatgcGTCGATTTTCCTTCCTTGTATCTGTTTGTCAAGTTTCCTTTGTTATCCCTTGTATTTGTTTCATCTTGaatttctatttcctgttttactttgtagcccatttccttgtgtgtctgcacttcctgtgattgtctgcacctgttcctaatgtgtctcacctgtgttcaattagccccgcccaccttggGTCTATTTGGTCTCTGTGCTTTGTCAGATCGTCTGTTGATTTTCACCCCGATGTGTGTTCCTTGTTTGCAACCTGGTCTGTTTTGCCTGAGATAATCTGTTTCCGTTGCTACACCCGTGGACACCTTaagttgtattttgtttctgttttatttggaCGCAGTATGTCTGTTTTCGttttctttgattaaaaaaattgtttttccgttgcacctctgcatttgggtccaatTCCTGCATTCAACGTGACACTGTCACACAGTGagtaaactttaaaatgtaactaACTGTTACTGTCCTACATATCAGTTAGTGGAATTTTCGCTTTGCAGGATTACCCATAACATTGTTTGGTTAAAATGGATTAGGTCCCTAAGAGGGCAAACTGCTAGTCGGCTCCACGAAGTCAAGACAGCTAATAGGAAAGACCTGCGCTCAACAGAGTTAGACCTCTGCTCACGcagggaagaaagaaggaatTGTTTAGGCTTAGAGCAGAAGATTACTCCGAGTCATGCTTctcccttaaaggggcagttagcgattctaAAGCAGAACACGTTgcgtaaaaatctgcaaatatttcctaaCTGTCCGTTAGCTGCcgcttctgtgtgtgcggcgaAGAAAAATCTGGGTCTTGGGTTTAGCCACCaagctctgtaaattgaaaacaaaaaatggagCGGACCGCACCACGCAACACTGCgagcagtttgtaaacatcactcgccgacaccttaagagacgtgctagtggGTGTAGCTGCAACTCtgcagttttggcctagtggtcagtgcgtcgGAATTCCATACCCGAGATCGATCAGTTAAATCACAACtacaacaaagagagggacaagctttctccagaatcaccTACTGCCCCTAAAGGAAACGGTTAACTCCCTTTTCCCACCTCTCTGATGTAGAGATTGAGGAGACATGTACCTTATATTCTGGCAGGGATTCTACCCAGTGTTGTTTTCAGCCAATGATACATGACACTTTGCGCTGTTCTCATCGCTCCAAAGCAAGGACCAGGACATTTCAGGACAGTCCAACCTCCTCCCTGCACTTTCAATGAGAGTAATGACAGCTGCTGCCCCTGCCTCTCAACCTGTGAGaactacattacattacattagttTCATGttgcagacgcttttgtccaaaacgACTTACAATAAGCTCATTTAACCATGAAGATGTTACCCAAAAGAACAAGAATCCTTGCCTAATGCAACCCAAAGGGAGAAAGACCAGCTCAAAAGCTTCCTGCGTCAGAAATGACTACACAGAGCTCCGTCAAGCACTATTAGAAGAATTCTCTTCTACTGCTGATGAGGAAGTTGCAGCCTCCCAAATTTAGACATCCCATCGTGAGCAGCCTGGAGATTGttacaaatgttttaaacatgtgTATTTTCAGGGAAAGAATGCTGcaagcatagaaaaaaaaagaactctcctctctgcttcttccCCATTGGGGAAGGCCTATCTGCTCTCTGAGGATTCTGACTCCATGCAGGCCTTCCTACAACAATTTCCAAAAGACAGCAACGTGAGAGCCTGTCTGAGGACCAACCAAGACTGTAAAAAGTCTGGTTTTGTACCAGTGGCCATGCCAAAGTCTTGCCAGCTTTTCCTAGCAACAGGAGCCACCAAGCTGAGTTAGTGTCGAGCATCTAACCCTACAGCACaagctcttcctcttctttttccatggacttggtaatgAAACCTGGGCATAGCATAGCCTTACGCAACACAGCCGAACAAATATTTGTCTTTGGTAGAATACTGTATTGATTAGTTTGATAGCCGCCGGACAAGAGCTCCAGTCATCCTCCACTCAGCGACATATTTTTACGTCCACACTAGTGGTAGTACCTCTCGGCCGCTCTGTACTGTTCCTAAGTCTGAGTTTTTGTTCACTCAAGATCCCAGAAGATTTATGCCTAATGGGCTTCTCTTCCTTGTGCAAATCACTACTCTGTTCTCACGTGTTATCTTGAGTCAGAAAACTGAGCTGCACCCATGTGAAACGTCCACTCAAAGGGACAGGGGGGTGACTGCCTGAAACCAGCCTCAACCTGTACCTTCCTCACAATAAATCCTTGAACTTAAAGTCTGCTTTTGGGTCCAAACATATTACAAAACTGGAACAATTCAGACTAGGACatggacacacatacacacacacacacacacgtacacacacgtatatattcacatttgttaGATAAGATATTGTTCTTtcaactttcttttaaaaaaatatttctaaatatacaTGGCCTATGTCATATTGCACAAGAGTATTGCCAACCACTGACCGATAGAACTCAAATCTTTCAACCTCTGCTTACTATGAATATTGTGATTTcgtttttaatttgattattaaTCAGAATTCCAAAGTGATAGCCAGTATATTGTTGTAAAAGTACTGCAATGGAAAAAGGGTCAGTTATAGGTCCTACATGTGGGACTGTACTGAATGACTGCTGGAATCCTGGGATGTATAACATGTGATTCAGAGGATCCAACTATTCTTGCTGCTCAAGGACAAATCTTCAGCTGTCCCACAACTGTCCCAATATGAATCATCAGTGCATTCAGAGCAACCCTGCCATTATCCAggtcctctctgctctggctgCGTCACACATCCACCTACTATGTATAGAGTCTGTTCTCAGAACTGTGTTCACTCTCTCTGGCAGTGAGTGGTAAGTCACAGTGAATGTTGCTCTGTTGTGGTCTGGTTCTAATTTTGATACAACCCTTGTTGTATTGAAGAGTTGAGGTGGAGATGTAATAAAGCTCTGCTGCAGGGAGGTGATGGAGTCTAGCAGCCGTCCATGCAATAAGCTCATGAGGGTCAACATTAATGGCAGCTCTTACTTTGTGGATAAAGGCACTCTGGCTGACAACTGTGAGTATTTCAGAGCATTGTTCCAGTCAGGAATGATCGAGTGCCAGCAGGGGGAGATCCAGCTGCAATGCGTGGGGACTCTGGGGTTCCTGGTCTTGCTGCAGGTCCTGGATGGGGAGCGACCAGTGCTCAACAGTGACCAGATCGTGGAAGCCATCGAGTGTACAGCTTTTCTCCAGGTGTCTGTCCTCACCAAGCACTTGATCAGTATCCTCAATTCGGAAAACTGTTTACTCATTTACCATACAGCTGCCACCTATGGTGTGTGGGAGCTGTCCCACAGGTCAGCCTTATTCATCAGAGACATGTACACAGACCTATGGGAGGATGTTCAAACCTTACCCAACAAGCTGGTGGAGTATATTGAATCTCTTCTTCCAAGCAGCTACATGGCAGTGTGCAGCCACTCTCCATGCAccgagctgctgcaggatgtCCAGAGGACCATCTGCTACCTGGATGAAGAGCACAGAGCGTGGAGGGTCCTGACGAACCTACCTGGGAACACCAGCACCATCATGGCAGGCGTCGCTGTCCTCCACAACAGACTCTACATCATCGGAGGGGTGCACGATGTCAGTAAAAAGGTCGTAGAGACGGGTTTCTGTTACAACCCCGAAGTTAACACATGGTACACTATCTGTGGCCCTCAGCAACTCCGCTACAACTTCACTCTGTTAGGACATGACGACAGCCTGTACGCTCTGGGAGGGGAATACAGCATGAAGACCATTTCATCTGTGGAGAGGTACAGGGTGTCCAATGGGAGCTGGagttttgtttcccccctcccttcccctgcAGCCTCAGTGGCATCTGCTGTTGCCATGAACAGGATTTTTATCTGTCTCTGGAAAGGGAAGGGGGCCACAGATATCCTGGAGTACGTTCCCGAAACAGACCAGTGGCTTCTGGTCACCACACTCATCCACCGGCACAGTTATGGTCTTTATATGGCGGCCCATAATGACAATCTGTATGTGATGCGAAACGGACCCTGTGATGACTTCCTACTGTGCGTGATGGACTGTTATAATCTGTCCTCCGGGCAGTGGACAGCCATGTCTGGTCAGTACGGGAACAGTAAAGGCTCTCTGCTCACTTCTGTGGTCAGAGGAGACACTGTGTTCACCCTCAACAGACATGTGACCACCGAGTACACCGTGGGCCAGAACAGATGGATTCTGAAGCGAGAGATGCAAGGTTTTGGCAGAATTGGATCCATGTATACATTTCTGATGAGGCTGCCTAAAGCCTCTGTGTCTACAGTGGGCAAGTGTCTAGATCTGACTCAGGACCAGAACATCAGGGTCCTCAGTAACCGTACCAAACTGTCTCCACATTGCTCTGCTAATCTCTAAGAGGCGCTGAAAAAAAATCGATCTGGCTTGTTACTACATACAGGTGTGTctcaaaaaatttgaaaaaaaaaaaaaaaagttcataaaAGAATTTTGTCAGTTAGTTAAGAATTccattttatgaaaatgttatactgtatatcctaGACCCATTTCACGtaaactaaaatgtttcaaGCCTTTTATTTATTCGAATTCCAATAATCACAGCCTTCAGctcaagcaaacaaacaaatctcaaaaatgttcaatattttatttagaGTTTGATAAAATTACTATTCATACAGCATAAATCTCGTCTATGTCCCGGTGTAGTTCAGTAAACACAACCACAATCATGGGGAAGACTGCTGGGGGGAAGGTTACAGTTATGTAAAGTTTCCTCCTTTATGCCAGACGCATCATCAGCTCCTCGAGAGCCCGTTCTCTGTGGTTGTCATGGACCAGCAGCACCTCTTTGATGGCGTTCTGCTGGAACCCCATCTCATTAAACTGACCCACCAAGTGAAGGAACTCCTCCGCCTCAGAAAGAAGAAATTATTATACAATTTCAAAtcactgactgaaaaaaataaaagtaaagtctgggtgtctcttagaatatatatatgaccaaGAAAATGTTGTAGCTCCTTGAATGGTTCTACCTTCGTTTCGCAGTTTTGAAACATCTCCAGAGCCTCTTCTACCTGGGCCATGTCATAACCCATCTGACACAGGTGGTCACATGCTACCAGGTAACTGAAGAcctgcagacagaaacacagaaaggtTCATTCATATGGGAAACACCAACACCTTGGGGGTCAAAAACCAAAACTTATAAAAAACTACATTGAAGTGACTGAGAATGTATTCAGCTACTTTATTGCCCGAAAAGTACGACCACATATCCAAAGCAAAAGTACTCAATGCAGAAAAATGCTCCCCTGTGACAGTTACACTATCGtatcattaataattcattaataTTACTCGTCCATTAATGTGTACATAGCATTTTATAGATTTGGATTGGtcgttttttaatttataggaattgtgttttataaatgtgtcaaaatgaaaaaagagtgGAAGAATAAATTGGCATGTAATGGATAAGGTACAAGTACTATATCAAAATCTATATTTCAATACTATATTTCAATACTTTCAATAACCTCAAGTTGTGTCTTATTTTCTAGACTTCACATGAAACACACCAGGCCACTCTGATCAGTTTGCCCTGTCATGTGCTGCTCAGTGTAAAACAATCTGTGTGGGAGCAGGGTGACCTTTGGTGTCCTGACCAAAAGGACACTGAATAATGAATTGGGACGTCATTAGATCCTCAagctgatggagcagctgaTGGATCAAAGACCTGTACTGCAAAGCGAGTTTAACCTACTCTGATTAAACTTGGGGTTAATAAAGTTAACGGTGCTACGACGGTGGTTAAGATGTCAGACTGTTTGGTCTGTGTTAATTTAACCAGAGTATGTGGGCGATGTACTGGATAGTGGCTGATCTTGAGTTTGTGGCCTGCCGTATTCATGCTATGCTCAATTTCATGCTGTGATAGGCAAGCAAGCCTTTGTTGACACAGTCTGTAACGAATGGCACACGGACATAGcacaaatgacaataaagctgtATTTTGTGATTGAATTAAGATATCCATTTGACCACAAGTGACTGTATtgaaggaaatgttttcttttgctgcaTGTATTGaaaattgtgttcatgtttgagcattttacacagaaaatgtgtcattttggaTAGCGTGCTTCTGTTTGAGCCTGTGACTATAGAAAAATGTTCTGTATGTAGGTGTGAGGTTTAGTTAAAGggatatatatttaatatgttaccttatggaacggtgatcagtgatgtcatttaacagagtttggaggagaagtggaagtagtgaaaATCAGaatcccactgttgcagaggggaccaccgaaaaccaccttttttttcgccacatttttaaacgttacctaaaaataaaaatatccgttcaattgtacactTAAGGATGTAGTtgcactgcttcagtttgccgcctgacagccgtttaagttttgcactttttttcaagcgtatttcggccatgtacagtatttctgcGCCAACTGCCGCGGTAGCTctgagtcaaacagctgatttgcggagtgatacgctGATTCTCTACACCGGCGcaagttggcgcagtaatacatggccgaagtacgaAAAATCCATCCTTtagtgtacaattgaacagatttttttttcagtaacgtttaaaaatgtggtgaaaaagacgttttccggtggtcccctctgtaACAGTGGTagacacatctacatgtcaatattgagccatggtcatAGCACGACCTACTGACAACCGGAATTCAGGCTTATTTGGCAAACATCATCCCATTTACATGAAATTGACATGGTGCAATCTACGCATGATGTAcgtggacacaggaagtgaaatctGCGACACACCCTGACATGCACATGGGCCGAATCgtcgctgcttgcagctttaattttaaacatttttacactGATATattgtctttgattatttgtGGTCAAAAATCTGATTAGGAGTCATATGTAGTTTGGCCAATAGATACGctgatgaaaatgtcacatgtatgtttactgtatgtggacagAAGTGTAGCAAATATAGTCTGAGTTCAAAATGGATTACAAAGATACCACAGCTTTTAATTTGCATTAAATTCAAGTTTTTAAAGGGAAtaaataattgtgtgtgtgtgtgtgtgcgtgcgtgtgtgtgtgtgtgtgtgtgtgtgtgtgtgtgtgtcatacttTGGTCAGACTATTACTATATTCTGATAATTTCAACATCAACTAGAGATGCCAGTATCAGTGGCAGCTGTCTGATGTGAAGGGCATGCGGTGTCACTGTatgtgtgactgactgactgactgacctgaTCTGGGCTCTGCTGGCCCGTCTTCTGCAGGGCGATGAATGCAGTGCGGAGGGGGTAGCCCCGGGCTGTGATGACCTCCAggagctctctctcctctgggcTCAGAGCTGATACGAGCTCTGCTGACAAGTCGAAATCAGATGAGGGGAGATCTCTGGGCCGTGAGGTCATAGGGGGGATCCTACAGGAGTCTGGACTATGAAATGTCTGGGAGACAACACAGTGtagtgagtgtctgtgtgtgaagtcaGAGGACAGAAGGACTACATTGCAAGGCCAGTCGGACACATTTAATGTAATTTGAACGTCTCACATGTTTTGTGTAACTCTGACAGCTGCCTGGAGCAGAGTAACCCTGAGATGCAGCTTTGCTGGGATCCTGATCCTGCTAATCCTGATGAACCTACTATACCCCAGCGCGATTCAGGGAGCAGACTTTCCATAGTC
This region includes:
- the kbtbd13a gene encoding kelch repeat and BTB domain-containing protein 13; amino-acid sequence: MESSSRPCNKLMRVNINGSSYFVDKGTLADNCEYFRALFQSGMIECQQGEIQLQCVGTLGFLVLLQVLDGERPVLNSDQIVEAIECTAFLQVSVLTKHLISILNSENCLLIYHTAATYGVWELSHRSALFIRDMYTDLWEDVQTLPNKLVEYIESLLPSSYMAVCSHSPCTELLQDVQRTICYLDEEHRAWRVLTNLPGNTSTIMAGVAVLHNRLYIIGGVHDVSKKVVETGFCYNPEVNTWYTICGPQQLRYNFTLLGHDDSLYALGGEYSMKTISSVERYRVSNGSWSFVSPLPSPAASVASAVAMNRIFICLWKGKGATDILEYVPETDQWLLVTTLIHRHSYGLYMAAHNDNLYVMRNGPCDDFLLCVMDCYNLSSGQWTAMSGQYGNSKGSLLTSVVRGDTVFTLNRHVTTEYTVGQNRWILKREMQGFGRIGSMYTFLMRLPKASVSTVGKCLDLTQDQNIRVLSNRTKLSPHCSANL